One window of Desulfobacca acetoxidans DSM 11109 genomic DNA carries:
- a CDS encoding DHH family phosphoesterase, giving the protein MRDRLGKLYQLFDHEDSLLILIDADPDSIASALALKRLLRGHLTTRIISPIRPITRPQNLTMVRLLEIPLAPFDQIRAADFNRFALVDSQPSHNPRFSEFSYDLIIDHHPLNAHTQAPFLDIRPEYGSNSTILTEYLRLAKIKPSLKLATALYYAIKTDTRNFERSSNEADMRAFHFLFRYTRHALVRRIESTELSLEMLEYFKQGLNACKRLNDRMYCFVGRAPNPDILVILAEFLLRVVEIGWSFVGGVYQDNLIVIFRNDGIRKQAGKLATRAFGKLGSAGGHASSARAEIPLAQLPSLPKPERLEVWRQFLIDRIEGNWRLKKTRPAAPAPQTE; this is encoded by the coding sequence ATGCGAGATCGCTTAGGAAAGCTGTATCAGTTATTCGATCATGAAGACAGCCTGCTTATTCTGATCGACGCCGATCCCGACTCCATTGCCAGCGCCCTGGCCCTCAAGCGGCTTCTGCGAGGGCATCTGACCACCCGCATCATCTCACCCATTCGACCCATAACCCGCCCTCAGAATTTAACCATGGTCCGCCTCCTGGAAATTCCTCTTGCTCCTTTTGATCAGATCCGGGCGGCTGATTTTAACCGGTTCGCCTTAGTGGACTCACAGCCCTCGCACAACCCGCGCTTTAGCGAATTTAGTTATGATCTGATCATTGATCACCACCCTCTGAATGCCCACACCCAGGCTCCATTTCTGGACATCCGGCCGGAGTATGGGTCCAATTCCACCATTCTGACCGAATATCTGCGACTGGCCAAGATCAAACCCTCCCTTAAATTAGCTACTGCCCTTTACTATGCCATCAAAACCGACACCCGGAATTTCGAACGATCTTCCAACGAAGCCGATATGCGGGCCTTTCACTTCCTGTTCCGCTATACCCGGCACGCTCTGGTCCGCCGCATCGAGAGCACGGAGCTCTCTCTGGAGATGCTTGAGTATTTTAAGCAGGGTCTTAATGCCTGTAAGAGGCTTAACGATCGGATGTATTGTTTTGTAGGTCGGGCGCCCAATCCCGATATTCTGGTTATCTTAGCCGAGTTTTTGCTGCGCGTGGTGGAAATCGGTTGGAGTTTTGTGGGCGGGGTCTATCAGGACAACCTGATCGTTATTTTTCGCAACGACGGCATCCGCAAACAGGCCGGCAAACTGGCAACTAGGGCCTTTGGTAAACTAGGATCGGCTGGTGGCCACGCCTCCAGCGCCCGGGCCGAAATTCCTTTAGCCCAGCTCCCTTCCTTGCCGAAGCCGGAGCGGCTAGAGGTGTGGAGACAATTCCTCATCGACCGGATCGAGGGCAACTGGCGGTTGAAAAAAACCAGGCCTGCCGCTCCGGCGCCGCAAACAGAATAG